Proteins found in one Bremerella volcania genomic segment:
- the hemW gene encoding radical SAM family heme chaperone HemW yields MSDLHAANETPRSAYIHVPFCAHRCGYCNFTVIAGRNDLAGAYLNAIEKELEQLGQPHEVDTLFLGGGTPTHLAPDELEQLLSLATKWFPLAADAELSVEANPIDITPEKVAVLESAGVNRVSLGVQSFRSEKLKLLERDHDRGQVEAAAQLLLPRIPNLSVDLIFAAPGETLAQWESDLQSAIHLGTAHLSTYGLTFEKGTTFWNRLHHDQLREVDEELQREMYLAAIDHLTKAGFEHYEVSNFAQPGRESRHNLQYWLGKRYFAAGPGASRHVGMIRETNHRSTTAYIRRMQQGTSPVAEHEELSLPMKAREQLVFGLRMLAGVHIPTFQEDTGTTPWELCGTKIDQFLELELLNHSYERLRLTREGLLLADTVCVELL; encoded by the coding sequence ATGAGCGACCTGCACGCTGCGAACGAGACGCCGCGCAGTGCGTACATTCACGTCCCGTTTTGTGCGCACCGCTGTGGCTACTGCAACTTTACCGTCATCGCCGGCCGCAACGACCTGGCCGGTGCCTACCTGAACGCGATCGAGAAAGAACTGGAGCAACTCGGTCAGCCGCACGAGGTTGACACGCTCTTTCTCGGTGGTGGCACTCCGACTCATCTTGCGCCGGATGAACTGGAGCAACTTCTTTCCCTAGCGACCAAGTGGTTTCCCTTAGCGGCGGACGCTGAGCTAAGCGTCGAGGCGAACCCGATCGACATCACACCTGAGAAAGTCGCAGTCCTTGAGTCGGCTGGAGTCAATCGCGTTAGCCTCGGCGTTCAGTCGTTCCGCAGTGAGAAACTAAAACTACTTGAGCGCGACCACGACCGAGGCCAGGTCGAAGCCGCCGCACAGCTGTTATTGCCTCGGATTCCCAATCTGAGCGTCGATCTGATCTTCGCCGCACCTGGGGAAACGTTGGCACAGTGGGAAAGCGATCTTCAGTCGGCCATCCACCTGGGGACGGCGCACCTATCGACCTACGGACTTACGTTTGAAAAAGGGACGACGTTCTGGAATCGACTGCATCATGACCAGCTTCGTGAAGTCGACGAGGAACTTCAGCGCGAGATGTACCTGGCCGCGATCGATCATCTCACGAAGGCCGGTTTCGAGCACTACGAGGTCTCGAACTTCGCTCAGCCGGGACGCGAAAGCCGTCACAACCTGCAGTACTGGCTGGGCAAGCGATATTTTGCCGCCGGGCCTGGCGCTTCACGTCATGTCGGCATGATTCGCGAAACCAACCACCGCAGCACCACGGCATACATCCGCAGAATGCAACAAGGCACCTCGCCAGTGGCAGAACATGAAGAACTCAGCTTGCCAATGAAAGCCAGAGAGCAACTTGTGTTTGGTCTGCGGATGCTCGCCGGCGTCCACATTCCCACCTTCCAGGAGGATACCGGCACGACTCCCTGGGAGTTATGTGGGACAAAGATTGACCAGTTTCTGGAATTAGAACTACTAAACCATAGTTATGAGCGCTTACGATTAACGCGTGAAGGGCTATTACTCGCTGACACCGTTTGCGTCGAACTGCTTTGA
- a CDS encoding MBL fold metallo-hydrolase — translation MLDNAPLRKLEFNGLTIEGYSRAAVQTYWRIPEMKLGFDLGLQPWDFMGTATWFVSHAHLDHIAALPVYVSRRRLMKMPPPVIYMPEIAVGPALQVLKAFSRLDRGKMPCTIHPVLPGTEIELSRELIVNAYETKHTVPSVGYIVSQRRRKLKPEFQELPGEQIRDLRLGGTEVTEEHRHPLLAYLGDSRAEAMDNNPQFYEADILIMEMTFVSPEHRKEKIHKMGHIHLDDVVARQDRFHNKKIIASHFSTRYNNRQIQEHVQAKLPEMLDGRLHLWL, via the coding sequence ATGCTCGACAACGCACCGCTGCGAAAACTTGAATTCAACGGACTGACGATCGAAGGGTATTCCCGCGCGGCCGTTCAAACTTACTGGCGCATTCCAGAAATGAAGCTTGGCTTCGATCTGGGATTGCAGCCGTGGGACTTCATGGGTACGGCAACGTGGTTTGTTTCCCATGCTCACTTGGATCATATCGCCGCGCTGCCCGTGTATGTTTCGCGTCGTCGGCTGATGAAAATGCCTCCTCCAGTCATCTACATGCCTGAAATCGCCGTCGGCCCTGCCCTGCAGGTCCTCAAAGCATTCAGCCGATTGGATCGCGGCAAGATGCCGTGCACCATTCATCCGGTCCTACCAGGCACGGAGATCGAACTCTCGCGCGAGCTGATCGTCAACGCCTATGAAACGAAGCACACCGTCCCGTCGGTTGGCTATATCGTTTCGCAGAGACGTCGCAAACTGAAACCGGAGTTTCAAGAGCTTCCCGGAGAGCAAATTCGAGACCTGCGACTGGGCGGTACCGAGGTCACCGAAGAGCATCGTCACCCGTTGTTGGCTTACCTGGGGGACAGCCGCGCCGAGGCGATGGACAACAACCCGCAGTTTTACGAGGCCGATATTCTGATCATGGAAATGACGTTCGTCTCGCCCGAGCATCGGAAGGAAAAGATCCATAAGATGGGTCACATTCACCTGGATGACGTGGTGGCACGGCAGGATCGTTTTCATAACAAAAAGATTATCGCCTCGCACTTCAGTACGCGGTACAACAATCGTCAGATCCAAGAGCATGTCCAAGCCAAGCTGCCGGAGATGCTCGACGGACGGCTGCACTTGTGGCTATGA
- a CDS encoding segregation and condensation protein A, producing MNFRVEIPIYRGPLDLLLYLVRKHELDIVDIPIAQVTQQYLAYLEILKAMDVNSVADFLEMASTLIEIKSKLVLPQVEDTDEEAIDDPREQLVERLLEYKRFKDAASLLEDQGRNWQRRFTRIADDLPPRKVDMADQPINEVELWDLVSALNRLLRDNKAQQPTNIVYDDTPIRVHMKAVHQRIVEEGKVRFHTLFPPDSAKSRIIGIFLALLELIRHYNTLAHQDEGESEIWITAGEGFKAEVHFEDVDEYEPGKASAE from the coding sequence ATGAACTTTCGAGTTGAAATCCCCATCTACCGTGGGCCGCTCGATCTATTGTTGTACCTGGTTCGTAAGCACGAACTTGATATCGTCGATATTCCCATCGCCCAGGTAACTCAGCAATACCTGGCCTATCTGGAAATTCTCAAGGCCATGGACGTCAACAGTGTGGCCGACTTCCTGGAAATGGCCAGCACGTTGATCGAGATCAAGTCGAAGCTGGTCCTGCCTCAGGTCGAAGACACGGACGAAGAAGCAATCGACGACCCGCGCGAACAGCTCGTCGAACGACTTTTGGAATACAAACGGTTCAAAGACGCTGCCAGCCTGCTGGAAGACCAAGGACGCAACTGGCAGCGACGCTTTACCCGCATCGCCGACGACCTCCCCCCACGTAAGGTCGATATGGCCGACCAACCGATTAATGAAGTCGAACTCTGGGACCTCGTTAGTGCACTCAATCGGCTGCTACGAGACAACAAGGCCCAACAGCCGACCAATATCGTTTACGACGACACCCCGATCCGGGTCCACATGAAAGCCGTGCACCAGCGGATTGTCGAAGAGGGAAAGGTTCGCTTCCATACTCTTTTTCCGCCTGATAGCGCCAAGAGCCGCATCATTGGCATCTTCCTCGCCCTGCTGGAACTGATCCGCCACTATAATACGTTGGCCCATCAGGACGAGGGAGAAAGCGAGATCTGGATTACCGCCGGCGAAGGATTCAAGGCCGAAGTTCATTTTGAAGACGTCGACGAATACGAACCAGGAAAAGCATCGGCGGAGTGA
- a CDS encoding outer membrane protein assembly factor BamB family protein: MHIHKCVTRLILFAMLVVAASPAMAQLGPRNFSPLELERLGLEKLWIGQLPIDPHRSEIEKFRQVVSLKNPLVVFEVEQDGRTATFASNELSILGQPLGEEGAKAKADQYVARLDDSKGKPVVNRLEIPEVTFLAQSDAGMLMSINGRTGRTEWSKVYGRRGYPQPTPDANDEFVFTINDFALNCLHRNNGELVWSRKLEGVPIAGPVVGEEFTYVPMLDGTVVAYNFEGGPRLTPRYKSLGRIHKPMVASKTSVAWATDRDYFYVGYADRPLIRYRIESSGEILAPPSYEDPLRLFFTTKTGYVYCLYAPDGSVQWRFSCGQPIDTSAVAIGDAVFVALQRGGLYKLGIDDGGVKWFVPRIEQFLAANDQYAYALDQTKNLVVLDINSGAQVGTLDLSGYDFFYTNGQTDRIIIGSKKGRLVVLRSAAHPYPMVHVNVKAPKDEEAPAEGDKKEEDAGGDKPAVDPFAAPGGGVADPFAAPGGGAPAADPFGGSGGGNANPFGPPSSGGSGSNDPFGSGSSDPFGGGNSGGGSNDPFGSGGSSDPFGSSGSGAGMDDPFGN, encoded by the coding sequence ATGCACATTCACAAATGCGTTACGCGGCTGATCCTGTTTGCCATGCTGGTAGTGGCGGCGAGTCCTGCAATGGCTCAGTTGGGGCCGCGAAACTTCTCTCCTTTGGAACTGGAACGATTGGGTCTGGAGAAGTTATGGATAGGCCAACTGCCAATCGATCCACATCGCTCGGAGATCGAAAAGTTCCGGCAGGTGGTCAGCCTGAAGAATCCATTGGTCGTCTTCGAAGTAGAACAGGATGGTCGAACGGCAACGTTTGCCTCGAATGAATTGAGCATCCTCGGCCAGCCGTTGGGCGAAGAAGGTGCCAAGGCGAAAGCCGATCAGTATGTCGCTCGTCTGGACGACAGCAAAGGAAAGCCGGTTGTTAATCGCCTGGAGATTCCCGAAGTCACGTTCCTCGCACAAAGCGATGCCGGCATGTTGATGTCCATCAACGGACGCACTGGTCGAACCGAGTGGTCGAAGGTGTACGGCCGTCGGGGATATCCCCAGCCGACGCCAGATGCCAACGACGAATTCGTTTTCACCATCAATGACTTCGCTCTGAACTGCCTGCACCGCAATAATGGCGAGTTGGTGTGGAGCCGAAAACTAGAAGGGGTTCCGATTGCCGGCCCAGTCGTAGGCGAAGAGTTTACCTACGTTCCAATGCTCGACGGAACGGTCGTTGCCTACAACTTCGAAGGGGGCCCGCGACTGACGCCGCGCTACAAGTCGTTGGGTCGGATTCACAAACCGATGGTCGCTTCCAAGACCTCGGTTGCCTGGGCGACCGACCGCGATTACTTCTACGTCGGTTATGCGGATCGTCCGTTGATTCGTTATCGCATTGAATCGAGCGGCGAGATCCTGGCACCTCCGAGCTATGAAGACCCATTGCGTCTGTTCTTTACTACCAAGACAGGCTACGTCTATTGCCTTTACGCTCCAGATGGCAGTGTGCAGTGGCGGTTCTCGTGTGGGCAGCCGATTGATACTTCAGCCGTTGCCATTGGCGATGCCGTTTTTGTGGCACTTCAGCGAGGCGGGCTGTATAAACTTGGCATCGATGATGGTGGCGTGAAGTGGTTTGTTCCGCGGATCGAACAGTTCCTGGCTGCGAATGACCAGTATGCTTACGCACTCGATCAAACCAAGAATCTCGTCGTCCTCGATATCAACTCGGGTGCTCAGGTAGGGACGCTAGATCTGTCAGGCTACGATTTCTTTTACACCAATGGCCAGACCGATCGTATTATCATCGGCTCGAAGAAGGGACGACTCGTCGTCTTGCGATCGGCCGCTCATCCTTATCCAATGGTGCACGTGAACGTCAAAGCACCTAAGGATGAAGAAGCACCTGCTGAAGGTGACAAGAAAGAAGAAGACGCAGGGGGCGACAAGCCTGCCGTCGATCCATTCGCAGCTCCTGGCGGTGGAGTCGCCGATCCGTTCGCCGCCCCAGGGGGTGGTGCTCCGGCAGCCGATCCATTCGGTGGCAGCGGCGGAGGAAATGCCAATCCGTTCGGTCCACCAAGTAGCGGCGGAAGCGGAAGCAACGATCCGTTTGGTAGCGGCTCCAGCGATCCGTTCGGCGGTGGCAACTCGGGAGGTGGTTCCAACGATCCGTTTGGCAGCGGTGGCAGCTCCGATCCTTTCGGCAGCTCAGGTAGCGGGGCCGGCATGGACGATCCGTTTGGTAACTAA